In Effusibacillus lacus, the following are encoded in one genomic region:
- the lonC gene encoding Lon family ATP-dependent protease — translation MKKLLEKLNLIPNSTLHKKLENEEALRRQVTALFGILSSIHGADKLVLRAGKLEALNLMRSPDLTDRVIALQRIVFENPNIEERPEPEQIPEILQEVEEALADMLARRSVEAEIEAKVNEKMQERHEEYMQEIRTQLVKEKSGPENAQTLKKYAKLEKLEHIHLSRSTLELVRPQSLKDIVGQEQGVQSLISKLASPFPQHVIIYGPPGVGKTTAARLALKEAAKLATTPFAEDAPFVEVDGTTLRWDPRDITNPLLGSVHDPIYQGARKDLADTAIPEPKTGLVTDAHGGVLFIDEIGELDPVLQNKLLKVLEDKRVQFDSPYYDPEDPNVPKYIKKLFEEGAPADFILIGATTREPHEINPALRSRCAEVFFEPLVPEQVEDIIVGAANRLKVSVEQGVPELIARYTIEGRKAVNVLVDAYGLMKYKEGKSGQPSEQISLKDVEEVLQMSRLHPYVRQQNHNSLEVGRVNGLGVAGYLGSVIEIESVAFPASEKGKGRLRFNDTAGSMAKDSVFNAAAVFRRMTGQDLGDYDVHVNAVGGGRIDGPSAGVAIFLAVYSAVTGRALPQWIGITGEISIQGRIKPVGGIREKIFGAKQAGLTHVLVPKENERDVPNDTTGIQVTVVETIDDVLELVFPDKSEKVS, via the coding sequence ATGAAGAAGTTATTGGAAAAACTGAATCTGATACCGAACAGTACACTGCACAAGAAACTTGAAAACGAAGAAGCGCTCCGTCGCCAGGTGACAGCGCTTTTTGGCATATTAAGCAGCATCCACGGCGCAGACAAATTGGTGCTGCGGGCGGGTAAGCTGGAAGCGCTCAATCTGATGCGTTCCCCCGACTTGACCGACCGTGTGATTGCCCTGCAAAGAATCGTGTTTGAAAACCCGAACATTGAAGAACGGCCGGAGCCTGAACAGATTCCGGAGATTCTGCAGGAAGTGGAGGAAGCGCTTGCAGATATGCTGGCGCGCCGCTCTGTGGAAGCGGAAATCGAGGCGAAAGTCAATGAGAAGATGCAGGAACGGCATGAAGAATACATGCAGGAAATCCGCACCCAGCTGGTCAAGGAGAAGTCAGGCCCGGAAAACGCCCAGACTCTGAAGAAGTATGCCAAGCTGGAGAAGTTGGAGCACATCCACTTGTCCCGTTCCACTCTGGAGCTGGTTCGTCCGCAATCTCTCAAGGATATTGTGGGACAGGAACAGGGTGTTCAGTCACTTATCTCAAAATTGGCTTCCCCGTTCCCGCAACATGTGATTATCTATGGCCCGCCGGGTGTAGGGAAGACGACTGCGGCCCGTTTAGCGTTAAAAGAAGCAGCCAAGTTGGCCACCACGCCGTTTGCGGAAGATGCCCCCTTCGTGGAAGTGGATGGAACCACGCTGCGTTGGGATCCCCGGGATATAACGAATCCTTTGCTGGGATCGGTTCATGACCCGATTTACCAAGGCGCGCGCAAGGATCTTGCCGACACGGCCATCCCGGAACCGAAGACAGGTCTCGTGACCGATGCTCACGGGGGCGTTCTGTTTATAGATGAAATTGGGGAACTGGATCCGGTTCTGCAAAACAAACTGTTAAAGGTGCTTGAGGACAAGCGGGTCCAGTTTGATTCTCCCTATTACGACCCGGAGGATCCGAACGTTCCCAAATATATCAAAAAGTTGTTTGAGGAAGGCGCACCTGCGGACTTTATTCTGATTGGCGCCACTACCCGGGAGCCGCACGAAATCAATCCGGCCCTTCGTTCCCGCTGCGCGGAAGTGTTCTTTGAACCGCTTGTGCCGGAACAGGTGGAAGACATCATTGTAGGGGCGGCAAACCGTCTCAAGGTATCCGTTGAGCAGGGCGTTCCCGAACTGATTGCACGCTATACGATTGAAGGACGGAAAGCGGTTAACGTTCTGGTGGACGCCTATGGCCTCATGAAATACAAAGAAGGCAAATCCGGCCAGCCATCGGAGCAAATCTCACTGAAGGACGTGGAAGAAGTCCTGCAAATGAGCCGGTTGCACCCTTATGTTCGCCAACAAAACCATAACAGTTTGGAGGTTGGGCGCGTTAACGGTCTTGGCGTTGCCGGATACCTTGGTTCTGTCATTGAGATCGAATCGGTCGCGTTTCCTGCAAGCGAAAAGGGGAAAGGAAGGCTGCGATTTAATGACACCGCAGGTTCCATGGCGAAGGATTCGGTCTTCAATGCGGCTGCCGTATTTCGCCGCATGACAGGCCAGGATCTAGGCGATTATGATGTGCATGTCAATGCGGTCGGCGGAGGAAGAATTGACGGACCTTCTGCCGGAGTGGCGATCTTCCTGGCGGTGTACTCAGCCGTTACGGGTCGGGCACTTCCGCAGTGGATTGGCATTACAGGCGAGATTTCCATTCAGGGACGGATCAAGCCGGTTGGCGGCATTCGGGAGAAAATCTTCGGCGCCAAGCAGGCGGGTCTTACCCATGTATTGGTCCCGAAGGAAAACGAACGGGATGTGCCGAATGATACTACAGGAATACAGGTGACCGTGGTCGAAACTATTGACGACGTATTGGAGCTTGTCTTTCCGGATAAATCGGAGAAAGTCAGCTAG
- the rplI gene encoding 50S ribosomal protein L9 translates to MKVIFLQDVKGQGKKGEIKEVADAYARNVLLKKGLAAEANAANLNRLQAQNKAAEKRAQEELEEAKKLKAILEQTVVSLKTKAGESGRVFGSITSKQIADALEAMKVKVDKRKIHLEEPIKALGTTVVQVKLHPEVSADLRIHVQAE, encoded by the coding sequence ATGAAAGTGATTTTTCTTCAAGATGTAAAAGGACAAGGCAAAAAAGGAGAAATCAAGGAGGTTGCGGACGCATACGCCCGGAATGTTCTGTTGAAAAAGGGGCTGGCGGCAGAAGCAAACGCCGCAAACCTGAACAGACTGCAAGCGCAAAACAAGGCAGCTGAGAAAAGAGCCCAGGAAGAACTGGAAGAAGCAAAGAAGCTGAAAGCAATCCTTGAGCAGACTGTCGTCTCCCTCAAGACCAAAGCGGGCGAAAGCGGTCGCGTGTTCGGATCGATCACCAGCAAGCAGATTGCCGATGCATTGGAAGCGATGAAAGTAAAAGTGGACAAGCGCAAGATTCATCTGGAAGAACCGATTAAGGCATTGGGTACGACCGTGGTTCAGGTCAAACTTCATCCGGAAGTGTCTGCAGACTTGCGCATTCATGTACAAGCGGAGTAA
- a CDS encoding MazG-like family protein: MHDMGEKLDIAKNIKLIEWLKCELTDSLAGLFRGFHRGSEILLKECLANLVVLCYVLARRLGLRYSQFDDLIRDRIRCNAGMENEYEIWKEDLMILEQHFQQKKPQ, translated from the coding sequence ATGCATGATATGGGGGAGAAGCTGGACATTGCGAAAAACATCAAGCTGATTGAATGGTTGAAGTGTGAGTTGACGGACAGTCTGGCAGGTCTCTTTCGCGGCTTTCACCGGGGAAGCGAGATCCTTCTGAAAGAGTGTCTGGCCAATCTCGTGGTTCTGTGTTACGTATTGGCCAGGCGTCTCGGACTGCGCTATTCGCAGTTTGATGACCTGATACGTGACCGGATTCGCTGCAACGCAGGGATGGAGAACGAATATGAAATCTGGAAGGAGGATCTGATGATCCTGGAGCAGCATTTCCAGCAGAAGAAACCACAGTAG